The stretch of DNA ACCCTAAGTGATTGGTTGGGATATTTAACTTTTTCACAATTTCCTGTGTAGTTTATTGTGTAGTTTATAGGAAAACTTGCAAAGAAGTTTTCAATACacactaaatttaatttttttttttttaaaatagtaccgaaaaacttaaaaaaaaattctgataGAAATCTTTTATATCGAAAAACTTTAAAGTTTTtcgataaattttaatttgagttgataaaatagtaaaaaaattaaaaatatatttaacattttaaaaaatttatgacgATATAAATACAAATGTAGGGAGATATATGGTAAATTGTTcgtgtttgaaaaaaaagaaaacttttatataaattataaattataaattatatttagttattcaTTTATAAGTTTATCATTTATAAGTTtctaatttatagtttatagtCTTTTTTTAGAAGTTGATTTAAATAGTTTTgagtttataataatttttttaattttatttttattattgtatttaattttttaatattttgtttttttatcttttaattcttATCACATCATATCTCTCTTCTCTATTTGtatttttctcaaagtgtatGGATATTCAccaataatatttcattaaGAAATATATTGAGTCTCTTGAAAAAGTTTAGCACGGCCGTAATAGAAGGGAGTGGGTCATGACCACCGACCCAATGTCAAAGTTAGAGCCGTAGGATttggaaaaattaattaatttttcatgtatatttagtctttaaaaaagtaaaattttaaatagtacAATAAGTAAAATGTctcacaattataaaaaatataattattatcatatttaattaaaatatttatatctcataaaataaaatatttaaataaaattataataaaatattattgtcaaCATTAGAAGATCTCTATTTTTTTCATCTATACATGATTTCAGATTTTATTTTTGGCCTCTATAAATGTTTGGTCAACCCTGAAGTGGGTATATGCTGATGGAATATTTGGTTTGTAATTATGAAACCAAACTAAACTAAACTCGTTATGTTGCCTTATAAATTGTTATCACTCCCTTCACTTATTTCCCGCACACCCATACATTCACCATTTCTTTCTCCTTATTTACTTTCTTTCTTCTCCTCATTCCTTGTACTTAACATTTCTATAATAATCTTCTTGCACTACCAGGTTAGTACTTTTACAATTGCCCTTTTTCTTTCTCCactcattttctttttatatcatCATGTCATGCCACTGTCACACATTCAATAATCATTAATGATGCATGTGCATGTTCATGTCATGCTGATTTGATCTTATTTATTACTCCATAGATGTTTCTGTTCTGACATTAATCGGATCCAATTTCCAACATTATATACATATTCAAATCATCGTGATTAAGATTCATCTATTTTTAACAGAATCAAATCACCGTTTCTTAATTTGTtcctaataaaaattaattcaacgagttttttttaattaatttttaatgagaacaaatcttttaattttatgtttctGTTGTGGTAAATTATGTGTAATTTTTTCTCGTAAAATCAATTTGTGAGGGTATAAAATGTAGATAGCATTTTAATTTCGGGATATGTTTCCCAGGTAGTGTATTAGTTAATTCATTTGATAGGACTTCACATTTATATCATGTTATTTTTCTGCATCTATTATGAGTCTCacattgaataaaataaaatgcgaTAAAGTGTTTATAAGTGGTGGATCTTATATTGAAAAAGTTAAGGTTTGACAaagtatttataaataatagataAGAGTATTCATAGCGTCAATCTGATCTGCTATGCTTATATTCGCAATAGTAACtaagaataatatataaaaatcccACACTTGAGTAAAAAATCTAATTCTGGTTTTCAGTTTTGCAGGGAATAGCAAATATACACATAAGGAATcttgttattttagcttgaaAAGTGATGGCAAAGGAAATTCAGGTGCTAAATGCGTTAGATGCAGCTAAAACACAATGGTACCATTTCACTGCAATCATCATAGCTGGGATGGGCTTCTTCACGGATGCATATGATCTGTTTTGTATATCACTTGTTACCAAGTTACTCGGTCGCATATATTACCACGTTGATGGTGCAGCGAAGCCAGGTACATTGCCTCCCAATGTAGCAGCTGCTGTAAATGGTGTGGCTTTTTGTGGAACACTTTCTGGACAACTTTTCTTTGGATGGCTTGGTGATAAGTTAGGTAGGAAAAAAGTCTATGGAATGACCCTCATGATGATGGTAATTTGCTCCATTGGTTCTGGTCTTTCTTTTGGACACAGTCCAAAATCTGTCATGGCAACTCTTTGCTTCTTCCGCTTCTGGCTTGGTTTTGGTATTGGTGGAGACTACCCACTTTCGGCTACCATAATGTCAGAGTATTCTAATAAGAAGACTCGAGGTGCCTTCATTGCTGCTGTCTTTGCCATGCAGGGTTTTGGAATCTTGGGAGGTGGTGTATTTGCAATCATAGTCTCAGTTGCATTCAAGGCCAAGTTTGATTCTCCTCCTTATGAGGTGGATCCAGTTGGTTCAACTGTTCCACAAGCAGATTACATTTGGAGAATAATTGTGATGGTAGGAGCACTTCCAGCTGCATTAACTTACTATTGGCGGACGAAGATGCCCGAAACTGCTCGTTACACTGCTCTAGTTGCTAACAATACAGCGCAGGCTGCAGCGGACATGTCCAAGGTTATGCAGGTTGAGATTCAAGTTGAACCTCAGAAAGAGGCACAGGAAATGGCTAAACCATATGGCTTGTTCTCAAAAGAGTTCTTCAATCGTCATGGACTACATCTACTTGGTACAGCAAGCACTTGGTTCTTGCTTGATATTGCATTTTATAGCCAAAATCTCTTCCAAAAGGATATTTTTAGCGCAATTGGCTGGATACCTCCTGCACAAACCATGAATGCACTTGAGGAGGTTTACAAAATTGCAAGAGCTCAAACACTTATTGCTTTATGCAGTACTGTTCCAGGCTACTGGTTTACAGTGGCTCTCATTGATAGGATAGGAAGATTCGCAATTCAATTAATGGGATTCTTCTTTATGACTGTCTTCATGTTTGCTCTTGCTATTCCTTATGAACATTGGACTCATAAGGATCACCGAATAGGATTTGTGGTATTGTATTCCTTGACTTTCTTCTTTGCAAATTTTGGGCCTAATGCTACAACATTTGTCGTGCCGGCAGAGATTTTTCCTGCTAGATTCCGATCTACTTGTCATGGAATATCATCAGCAGCGGGAAAACTTGGGGCTATAGTTGGTGCATTTGGGTTCTTGTATTTGGCACAAAACAAGGACAAGAGCAAAGCAGATGCAGGGTACCCTGCAGGTATTGGTGTGAAGAATTCACTGATTGTATTGGGTGTGATTAACATTTTGGGCTTCTGTTTTACTTTCTTGGTTCCTGAGGCAAATGGAAAATCGTTGGAAGAGATGTCAGGTGAAAACGATGAAGAAGCTGAAAACACATAAGAACAGTCTAATGCTTACAACAACAGAATTGTCCCATATTAATAAGGGAACACTTAAGCTTTAcctttctctctctctattttaaCTTTCAACTTTTGCCGGGATAATATCTAAGAGGATCTGAAGAGCCACTAATTCTATGAATTAATATTGGAAAATACTAAAGTGTAATCATTTCAGTGTAAAGTATTTTTAATAACGGGTTTGGCCAAATGAATTCGTTTTGTATGCTTCATTTAATTCTTTTCCAGTTAGTGTTATCAAATTACTTGCATGGAGCAAGATGAATACACACCAATACACCAAAATCCAATTTGTGTCTTAATTTGTTGTCTAATTAGTGTGTTTTCTAGTTGCTAGTGTGTGTATATAGACAAATAGAATATACTTTTTAAGTTGGACAGACGTAAAATGTTGACCCTTACACTACTAGTTGCACTTTAGTCTTTTTTGAGTAAACGCTTTCAGCTAAAATTGAATTATATGGTTCAAATTATTTGCTTGTTGAAAATTGGAAATGCTTTCAGCTAAAATTGAATTATATGGTTCAAACGTGTTCCCTTGTTGAAAATTGGAAGCAAACAAAGTAAAAAGACTTATCAAACTCATTAAATTGTATCTTCTTCGTTTTGTAAGAAAGTATTTTCAATTCCAATATATCgactaatatattttataagaaagtattttcaattattcttttatttcttttttataaattaaatttacagTGAGAGGATGATATATctactcaaaataaaaaatactctataaaaaatattttatctaatcTTCGAAAGAAAACATTGtgggattttttatttaaattactcatttttgaaaaatatatataccaaTTAACttcacttttaaatttaaataccaAATATACCATAACACTATTAGAAAGTCGGATTTTAGAAAGACGGTTTTATATAGTACTTCAACTTTTTAAATGAcgattttgtattttttttttttaaagaagggAGGTCGCTCTTTAAGAGGGTACAGTGTGCTAcctatattttttagttttatttgattaaaaaaagtaaaaaaataattaataataaaattaattcattaaaagtACTACActtatgaagaaaaataattacaaaagtTGATTAGAGTTGCTAATAAtatttgaacaatatttttaaatatgatcaGTAATTTGAGATACTAATTGTCATCATTTTCTTCGACAGTTTATCTTTGATgcaaaatatataacataatatactattatttaaCATTATGAAATAACAATGATTAATtaggtttgaaatataagaaataataaaaaaaaagtagattaaattaaactaattagTAATGTTaagaaaacattaaaaatattatataaatatgaatacaatatatcatactaataaaaaaaaaagtccaaGCTCAACTCCACTCAACCGAACGGAATCGGCACGCATGCGATGGTCGATTTGAGAGCGTTCTCTctcattttcaaaattgaatATTCTTTAGGATacactacaaaatttataacttcaCCTCTAAATACAACTAGTGTGATATCTTTCATAtataaaacttttatatttttttcaattcccACAACACTGCTTCAAAGTTTGAAAGTCTATAAGAGAATGAGTTCAAACCCCCTAGAAAAATGAAGTACAAGCATAGTAGTGTCGAAGGGTTTGTCAACTTTGGTTGCCTGAAGTCTTAAATATTGTAACTAATATCTTTGACTTGTCTTGTTACTTAACACTTACAAATTGTCCCAGTTATATTATTACTACTAATTAATTCATGCATTCATGATTAATCTACAATTTGGTTTATGTTCaatccaaaagaaaaaaatatattttgtatgtaAAAGAACCAATATAATAAATCTTACTACTatagaataataaaatactaCCAACTTTGTACCCCAAAAAAAAAAGGTGTTACCAACTTTGATCATGAGGTATATATGGGGCAAACTAACATCATTCTTTTGACGCCTTTTTAGACATGTATCATATAAAACGAAAAAGAAAAAGCCACTGCTTAAAGTGTTTTCTTTcagtaataatatttatttacattacGTTAGAATTGTCAAACTAAAACAGGTGAATCTTAACTTACACAATATTTTATGAGACTTTGATCAAAGTTTGTTGTTGCGTGTGTGTTTTTAATGTTTAGTGTTGGATTAAAAAGGGAAATTGCCAAACTAAAAAAGTGATTGGTAGGGGATAAATTAATTTGCCGTGACCCTATGAAGTATGAACCACACGGCCAGCGTACCAAGTAAACTAGTCAAAGTGATTGGTTGGGATATTTTAATCACCAAATCCTACTTCTTGTTAGTTAGGGTCTATTGAGGCATCTATTAGGTTGTGtttgataagaaaaaaaaatagtttatagtaacaattatttataaacttataatttgtagtttatagtgttttttctataaattaattcaagtgatttatgaatttataatttattattatttttattttatttttattactgtaattaaatttaaataaataatttatataatttaaagtaaataatttatttattataattttaaattatttataagtaattataatttttaaataattaatattttaaagtaaatattttatttattttaaactaaactgtataaataaataaaaattatatcagatcaattaaaataaataaataaatatgtcagattggtaaatattaaattagtaaaaaagtAAATCTAGAACtactattaaaatattttgaacattaattaattaaatttatttttaattaagaatgatATTTTAcagtttaaattaattttaccaaaCACTTTAATTAGCTTAACATTTGTTAAGAAAATTTGTATGATAGTTAAggtatttattttatatgttaatgtttttaaaataacatttgtatttaaatgtgttaaatttgattttttcttttcttcatattttaagaCCAATTAGTTGTTTTACTGAGGGTTAtgtttgaaagaaataaaataataaatgtacctaataaattaaaagagtacttatatttaagattttttttttctttctcaaatgGTGTTTATAATAAAGAATATGTATAAGTAATccaatataaactaattttactaAACAAAACTTAAGAATGAGTTGAAGTTTTTGACCTCGTCATTTAAAttcgtttattttatttaacctATTAAAATAACAGACCATGAAAGATTAGTTGGGACATCAAGCCAATTTAAGaaatatcattctttttttttaatagttttttggTCTATTTTCTTGTTAC from Cicer arietinum cultivar CDC Frontier isolate Library 1 chromosome 3, Cicar.CDCFrontier_v2.0, whole genome shotgun sequence encodes:
- the LOC101514235 gene encoding inorganic phosphate transporter 1-4: MAKEIQVLNALDAAKTQWYHFTAIIIAGMGFFTDAYDLFCISLVTKLLGRIYYHVDGAAKPGTLPPNVAAAVNGVAFCGTLSGQLFFGWLGDKLGRKKVYGMTLMMMVICSIGSGLSFGHSPKSVMATLCFFRFWLGFGIGGDYPLSATIMSEYSNKKTRGAFIAAVFAMQGFGILGGGVFAIIVSVAFKAKFDSPPYEVDPVGSTVPQADYIWRIIVMVGALPAALTYYWRTKMPETARYTALVANNTAQAAADMSKVMQVEIQVEPQKEAQEMAKPYGLFSKEFFNRHGLHLLGTASTWFLLDIAFYSQNLFQKDIFSAIGWIPPAQTMNALEEVYKIARAQTLIALCSTVPGYWFTVALIDRIGRFAIQLMGFFFMTVFMFALAIPYEHWTHKDHRIGFVVLYSLTFFFANFGPNATTFVVPAEIFPARFRSTCHGISSAAGKLGAIVGAFGFLYLAQNKDKSKADAGYPAGIGVKNSLIVLGVINILGFCFTFLVPEANGKSLEEMSGENDEEAENT